Part of the Aureitalea marina genome, ACCTGGACAGTGAGAGTGCAGAGCAGCTTCACCGGCTATTCTTCCAGTTGAGGGAGAAATTTGGTCAGACCTTTGTCATTGTTACTCATAATAACGAACTGGCCGCCATGGCCGACCGTAAATTGGTGATGCAGGACGGCCGAATGAATGCATCCAACAATGGATAGCAAGGAGCTCAAAGATTTCCTGGATACCAAAGCGGACCAATACGAGCAGCCCCAATTTGTTCGGGATGACCCCATCCAGATCCCCCGCATGTTCCAATTAAGGCAAGATTGCGAGATAGCGGGACTACTATCCGCAACTATTTCCTGGGGGAATCGGAAAAGCATACTAAAGAGCGGTCACAGGATGATGGAACTGATGGATGGATCACCTTATGATTTTGTGATCAACCATAGCAAATCAGACCTGAAACCCTTGACAGGTTTTGTTCACAGGACATTCAACGGAGTGGACCTGATCACTTTCATACACTGTTTAAAACGAATGTATGTTCAATATGGTAACCTGGAAGCTGCCCTTCTCGCAAATTTGAAAGGAGATTCCTTACAAACGGCCATTCATCGCTTTAAACAGGACTTCTTTTATGAACATCCAGGCACAAGAACGCTAAAGCACTTGGGTGATCCGGCTAAGGGATCGGCCGCTAAACGGACCAATATGTTCCTACGCTGGATGGTCAGACCCGCTGATAAGGGCGTGGATCTGGGACTTTGGAAGAATATCTCTTCTGCTCATCTCTCCTGCCCCTTGGATGTACACAGTGGCCGAGTTGCTCGGAAGCTGGGTTTATTAGATCGGAAACAAAATGATGCTAAGGCTGTGATAGAATTGGATCATTCATTGAGGGAACTGGATGCGATGGACCCGGTACGCTATGATTTTGCCCTTTTTGGATTAGGTGTCTTCGAGAAATTCTAACAAGCAGGGTGTCATTTGTCTCAAAATGATAAATATTTCCTAAATGTGCCTCTCTCATTTCTGCTATCGGATAGGAAATAACGTCATTGATTATATTTGATCAATTCTACGCGGATGCAGTTTACTTACCCAACTCTTCTTTATGGCCTGTTTTTGCTGCTCATCCCTATTATCATTCACCTGTTTCAACTGAGGCGGTTCCAGCGTGTAAAATTTACCAATGTCGCCTTTTTAAAACGCGCGAAACTACAAACCAGGAAGAGTTCCGAGCTCAAGCGATGGCTAACCCTGATCACCCGCATGCTAGCCCTGGCTTGTATGGTCCTGGCCTTTGCTCAACCTTATTCTACCCAGAAAACAGATCGATCGGAACGAGAAAATACGGTCATCTACCTGGATAACTCCTTCAGTATGCAAGCCAAAGGAGAAGCCGGGAGTCTATTGGAGCGTGGAATACAAGATCTTTATGAGTCCGTCTCTCAAGCCGACGATTTTCAATGGTTCACTAATTCTGACACCTACACCAATGCCTCCGTGGACGATTTCAGAAGGCAAGTCCTGCAGGTTACTTATAGCTCAGCTCAAATGTCGACTGAACAGATGCTGCTAAAGGCCAATCAATTATTGGGATCAACAGCGGCTGGCAACAAGCGGCTTATCATGATCACCGACCTGCATCAGCCATTGGACCTTCCAGAGTCGATGCGGGACATACAACTCGATCTGGTAAGGCTGAGTCCAGTCAACAGAAACAATACGAGTATAGATACGGCATACTTGATGCGTTCGGAAGGTGAAGGAACTAGGCTTCGCGCCAAGGTTAGCCACCGTGGTTCAGAGCTAAGCGAAATACCTATATCCCTGTTCAAGGCCGATACCCTGATAGCCAAGACAGCCGTGTCGCTGAGCGATTCCGGCCCGGTATCGACCGGTGTTCAGAGCGGTTGGATCAACTTTGACCTGGAGCAGTATCCAAGCTTTATTGGGAGGTTGGAGATCAATGATGGCGGGCTGAACTACGACAACAGCCTGTTCTTTAACTGGGGAGCCCAAAACGAAGTGTCCGTTATGATCATTGAAGAATCCAATACGGATTACCTGCTACCCCTATATCAGCAGCAGGGATTTCAACTCAATCGACAGCCGGCAGACAATATCAACTTCAATGATATCAGTTCCCAGGATTTTATTGTCTTGCACGAATTGGAACAGATTCCCATGTCCTTGAGGAATTCGCTCATCGCCTATTATCAAAACGGTGGGCATCTGTTTGTGATCCCACCGGAACTGATGGATCGGGACCAGTATAACCAACTCTTGTCTGCATTAAATGCAGGAATTCTTTCTTCCTGGATCCCGGCCGAAAGGAACATTGCATCAATTAATTTTGACCATCCGTTGTTTAGCGGTGTTTTTGAGCGGGAAGTGTCCAACTTCCAATATCCTACTGTTAGTGGTTATCATCGATATAAGGGATCCAATATGTCCACTGTGATCAGTTATGAGAACGGGGACGACTTTCTGTTAGCGAAAGAAAGACTGTATGTATCCACTGCTCCGTTGAGTGCGGATTGGTCGACCTTTCAGTTTTCACCCCTTATTGTTCCGACCCTGTTCAATATGGCCCAGTTAAGCCTGCCGAACCCTGAGCTGTATTTCGAGATCGGCAGAACCAATTCCTTTGCCTTGGATATCAGTCTCTCTCAGGATGAGATCCTGAGCCTACAGGATAGCCTGGTCAATTTTATACCCCTGCAACAGGCTAAGGCCAACAGCGTTGTTTTGACGACCACAGATCAGCCCTCAAGGGCGGGAACGTATGGAGTTTATCAAAACGATGAGCGGCTGAAATCCGTCAGCTATGATTACAATAGAAATGAAAGTCTGTTGACCAATGCACAGTTACCGGAGATCGAGGGATTGAATGTCTTTGACTCTGTGCCGGAACTTTGGCAGGAGATCAACGAACGAAATCAGGTAACCGGCTATTGGAAATGGTTTGTTATTTTTGCAGTGGTCCTGTTGCTGATCGAGATGTGTATACTGAGATTCATCAAATGAAATCGGCTTTAAGCATTGTTTGATCTAGGGCACCACGAAGAAATAAAACGCA contains:
- a CDS encoding BatA domain-containing protein gives rise to the protein MQFTYPTLLYGLFLLLIPIIIHLFQLRRFQRVKFTNVAFLKRAKLQTRKSSELKRWLTLITRMLALACMVLAFAQPYSTQKTDRSERENTVIYLDNSFSMQAKGEAGSLLERGIQDLYESVSQADDFQWFTNSDTYTNASVDDFRRQVLQVTYSSAQMSTEQMLLKANQLLGSTAAGNKRLIMITDLHQPLDLPESMRDIQLDLVRLSPVNRNNTSIDTAYLMRSEGEGTRLRAKVSHRGSELSEIPISLFKADTLIAKTAVSLSDSGPVSTGVQSGWINFDLEQYPSFIGRLEINDGGLNYDNSLFFNWGAQNEVSVMIIEESNTDYLLPLYQQQGFQLNRQPADNINFNDISSQDFIVLHELEQIPMSLRNSLIAYYQNGGHLFVIPPELMDRDQYNQLLSALNAGILSSWIPAERNIASINFDHPLFSGVFEREVSNFQYPTVSGYHRYKGSNMSTVISYENGDDFLLAKERLYVSTAPLSADWSTFQFSPLIVPTLFNMAQLSLPNPELYFEIGRTNSFALDISLSQDEILSLQDSLVNFIPLQQAKANSVVLTTTDQPSRAGTYGVYQNDERLKSVSYDYNRNESLLTNAQLPEIEGLNVFDSVPELWQEINERNQVTGYWKWFVIFAVVLLLIEMCILRFIK
- a CDS encoding TIGR02757 family protein; the protein is MDSKELKDFLDTKADQYEQPQFVRDDPIQIPRMFQLRQDCEIAGLLSATISWGNRKSILKSGHRMMELMDGSPYDFVINHSKSDLKPLTGFVHRTFNGVDLITFIHCLKRMYVQYGNLEAALLANLKGDSLQTAIHRFKQDFFYEHPGTRTLKHLGDPAKGSAAKRTNMFLRWMVRPADKGVDLGLWKNISSAHLSCPLDVHSGRVARKLGLLDRKQNDAKAVIELDHSLRELDAMDPVRYDFALFGLGVFEKF